The window TACCAAAGAGTTAGAGGACTTTGCCATAGGCTTATAAGGGCTATCGTGGGCATTTATGAAATAAAAGATGAAAACGGACTTAGGGAAACTATCAATGACCTAATCAGCATCCTTAGAAACTCTTATGATGGCGAGAAAAATCCATCCAAAATTCAAAAGCTTAAAGGAATGATAAGAGAGTTTGAGGAAGAATTGGTTTGGGCTCATTTTGGTGTTCAAGTCAAAAACGTACATCACCTAAGGTTAGGCTTTTATACTGGTGATATCTTCACTGAGCAACCAGACAAAAAACGTGATGTAGAGCCGATTTTAAACTTATTGAGAAAAATTAAACCTACTATTCTTAGTCTAACTTTAGACCCAGAAGGCTCCGGACCTGATACCCATTATAAAGTACTTCAAGCTACGGCAGAGGCTGTTAGACAGTGGAATGAAGAAGAAAATTTGGAAAATTTCAGAATCATTGGATACAGGAATGTATGGTTCAAATTTGAGCCTTTCGAAGCTAATGTAATCACCCCAGTTTCTCTTGGAGACATGTCTGTAATGGAAGATTCCTTCGCAAATTGCTACTTGAGTCAGGTAAAAGCTTCTTTCCCAAGTTACTCCCATAATGGGAAGTTTAGTACTGTTGCCAAACGAATCTGGGTAAATCAATTACAAGATATACAGTTACTTCTAGGGAAAAATTACTTCTACCTGCATGAAACAGCCAAGGTCAGATCAAGCCATGGGTTAATCTATACCAAAGACATGAATGTTCAAGAGTTCTTAACACATGCTAGAGAGTTAGAGAAATCCATAGAGGGTTTTATCTAGTCCAATAAAAACCAACTCTTTCCTTATTCATGCGGAAAGAGTTGGCTTAAATCAATTCATCGATATAACTGATCAATTATAAATGGATATAAATCAACCCATTTTGGGTATTGACATAGGAGGAACTAATATAAAAGCTGGAATACTACGTAAAGGTGAATTATCCTCCATTAAAAGTTTCCCGACACCAGCTCTCGAGAATACAGAAACTATTTTCAAAAAAATTTTTGATTTAATCTCTACTTATTCTTCAGAAGAATTTCATGGCATTGGTATTGGAGTACCTGGATTAGTAGAGCTATCTACAGGTAAAATTTTATCTATAAATAATATTCCTTCATTGATAAATTCTAACCTGAAAAATTATCTGGAGACTCAAACCAACTTACCAGTGAAAATTAACAATGATGCAAATTGTTTTGTGATGGGGGCCTACAGGTTTGGGAATTTAAAACATTTGAACAACGTAGTTGGAATCTCTTTAGGCACAGGACTCGGAGCGGGAATCATCACCAATAAGAATCTTTACAGCGGTCTAAACGCTGCTGCCGGTGAATGGAGTGCAATCCCCTATTTAGATAAAACTTTTGAAGATTACTGCAGCAGCAAATTTTTCTCCAAAGAATATAACCAAACTGCTGACAAACTCGCCCATCTAGCTACTAAAGGAGAGAATAATGCCATTGAAGCATTTCAACAATTTGGAATTCACCTAGCAGAATTAATCAAACATATCTTATACACCCTTTCTCCAGAAGGGATTATTCTTGGAGGGTCAATCAGCAAATCACATAATTTATTTTTAGATAGTCTTAAATGTAACCTTAAAAATTGTCTCTATCCTTCTTTGGTTGAGAATTTGACACTTCATATTTCTGATATAAATGAACCAGGAATTATAGGAGCTGCATCTTTACATCACTGCAAATAGAAAAATAAAATATTTCGTTTAGTTTCTTTTTTAGATTTTTTATTTTCATTATATTTGTTTTATAAACAAAATGTTTACGACCTCAGATTTTAGATTATTGGGTTATTGAATTAGAAAGCCGGTTGGAAGATAATCCAACCGGTTTTTTATATTTTTTTTCATTTTTAACTTGAAAAACTCTAAACCATTTACAACTAATCTTTTTAAATACAAAAGATTTAAATAAAGACAAATAAAATGACTATAACTTTAAGATTAAACATTTTAATCAATCTTATAACTTTATTTGCAATGTTAAATGTAATGATAAGATTTAATTATCATCTAAAAAGAAAGATTTCAAAACCATATTATCTAAATTAATTTCATTTATAAAAAATATTATTTTCCATTAACTTAATAACACAGTATTTTTTCACTATTTATTATTTATTTTTTTAAAAACTTTCAATTTCTTTCTATTTTATTTTTGAATTTTAAAAACATTATTTAGATTTAGGAAATTCTTTCCATTTCCTTATAAATCAGGCGAAAAGAGAAAGATCACTCGTTTTATCAAAACCTTATTTAATTATGAAGAAAAATTTATCTAGCATCATGGTTCTTTTGCTACTTCTATTTAGTTGGGAAGCAAAAGCACAGTCTGTGCAAGTCACAGGGCAAGTATTTGACGCGCAATCATCAGAATCGCTTCCTGGCGTAAATGTATTGGTAAAAGGCAGTTCTTCCGGAGCAGTAACGGATATCGATGGAAAATTTACCATAGAAGCTGAAAGTGGTAGCACTTTGGTTTTTTCATTTATTGGGTATAGTACCCAAGAGGTGCGATATACTGGCCAATCTTCTCTTACAGTTTCACTTTCTTCTGATACGAAAGATTTACAAGAGGTGATTGTAACAGGATACGGAACACAGAAAAGGGAAAACTTAACAGGTTCTATTGCAACTGTAAGTGGTGAAAAGCTAACTGACATTACATCACCAAACATTGGAAATATGCTCCAAGGGAAAATAGCGGGGGTAGATGTAGTAGCAAGCACAGGTGCACCAGGTGCCAATCCTGTGATCAGAATCCGAGGTAGATCCTCTATCAGATCTTCGGTAACACCAATATGGGTTGTTGATGGAGTAATCTGGCATGACACACCAATTTTGAATCCAAATGATGTAGAATCCATTTCTGTTCTGAAAGATGCAGCAGCAGCTGCACTATATGGTTCAAGAGGTGCTAATGGTGTTATTGTAGTAACTACAAAAGGTGCTAAAGCCGGAACAAATAAACTATCACTCAATGTCAAAAATGGGGTCAGTTTATTTAATAGACGTGGCTTTCAAGTAATGAACTCTGAACAGCTTTCTGACCTTTGGAATCAATTTCCAAACACAAATGCAATTCCGGGGTGGTTTGACGAGTCATTAAGGCAAAAAGATACTGATTGGTTGGACATAGGAACACAAACAGGTCAAGTTCGAGACTACAACCTTTCTTATTCTGGAACTACAGAAAGGGCTAGATTATTCACTGCTTTCAATTATTTCAATGAAACTGGTACAGTTAAAGGTGATACTTATGAAAGGCTATCGGCAAGGATAAATTATGATTATGACATTAATGAAAAATTAACTTTCAAACCCAAACTAGCAGCGACTTATACTACAAATGACAATGCCAGACACAGCATTTACGACATGTACAGAAACCTTCCTTGGGATCAACCTTTCAATGAAGTCGGTGAACCAATCAATACGCTAGCTCCAGGTGCCAATTGGAGAGGAAGAGATAACAGAAATTATCTCTACGACTTACAGTGGAATTATGGAAATTCAGCTACTTTCAATATCCTGAGTAATTTGGATTTCCAGTATGATATCAATGAATACCTTTCTTTTACATCTACAAACAACCTTACTTACTTTAATGATGAGTCATTCAGCTATACGGATCCAAGATCCAATTCAGGCTTAGCAGACAATGGTAGAATGTCTGTTGGAATGAACAAAAGAATCACAAGATTCACCAATCAGATGCTATCTTATACCAGAACATTTGACAAGCATTTTGTGAATGTTTTGGCTGGATATGAATTCAATGATTACATATTTAACAATGTTTCAGCACAAGGTAGAGGAATTGCAGCTGGTGCACAGGTAATCGACAATGCTTCAGAACCACAAGCTATTGGAGGAACTAAAAATGACTATGCATTCCAGTCTTACCTTTTGAATGCTAACTACTCTTACGAAAACAGGTATAGTGCTCAGGCATCCTTCAGACGCGATGGAGCTTCAAGATTTGGTTCAAACAATAAGTATGGTAACTTCTTCTCTCTTAGTGGTGCCTGGAATATTCACAATGAAGCGTTTTTCAATGTTTCTTCCATCAACTATCTGAGAGCTAAAGCAGCGTATGGGCAAGTAGGTAATACACCTGACAGCTTGTATCCCCAATTTGAACTATTTTCTTTGAATGCACAATATAATGGAATGCCAGCTGCTGTAGCTTCTGCACTAGGAAATCCTGATTTGACTTGGGAAAAAACTGCCGCTTCCAATTTTGGGATAGAGTTAGGTTTATTCAATAGAATTGATTTTGCAGCTGAATATTATATCAAAAACACCACAGATTTACTACACTTTGTACCACTTCCAAATATCTCTGGCTTTGATGGCTACTTCGATAATATCGGAAGCGTGATCAATAGAGGACTTGAAGTAACCTTAGGGGCTGATATTATCAAGAGTAATGGTGCCAACTGGAGATTGGATTTCAATATTGGTATGAACAGAAATGAAATTACCGAATTGTTCGAAAACAGAAGACAAATATCAGGTAACAGAATCATTGAAGTAGGCGAAGATATCGATACTTGGTTTATGAGAAAATGGGTTGGAGTAAATCCAGAAGATGGAACACCACTTTGGGAAAGAGTTGATCCAACTACAGGAGAAGTGACCCAAGTAGGAAACTACAACAACGCAACATTACAAAAAGTAGGTACTTCTACTCCAAACTTCTTTGGTGGCTTGACCTCATCATTTGACTATAAAGGATTCTATCTAAATGCAAACATGGCATTTACTCAAGGAGCTATGGTCTATCACAGTGCAAGAGAGACTTTTGATAGTGATGGAGCTTACCCAACTTATAATTATATGCAATTACAATCAGGATGGTCAAGATGGTCTCCTGAAAATCCGAATGCTACTCACCCACAGCCGATTTTTGGTGGAAACAATGAATCAAATAGACCTTCATCAAGATTTATCGAAGACGTGAGTTTCTTGAGGATTAGAAACATCACTGCTGGGTACAGGCTTCCAGTAAGTGTAGTTGAGAAATTAAAACTCACAGGATTGGAAGTGTTTGTTTCCGGAGACAACCTTTTCACTTTTACAAACTTCTCAGGTCTTGATCCAGAGGCTGCAATATATGGAGATACAGGATCTCAATATCCACTTCCAAGAAGAATTAGTGTTGGTTTGAACTTGAACTTCTAAATCAAAAAAAATCATGAAAAAATTAAGCTATATATTTATAATTTCCCTTGGAATCTTTGCTATAGCGTCTTGTGATATAGACAAATCCCCTTATGATTCCATCACTTCTGATGATCTTGCTCAATCAGAAACGAGTGCCATGATTGTGACTCTAGGTACTTACAGCAGAATGAAAGCTTGGACAGATAACTGGCACAGGCTTTTCGAATACCCTGGAGACAATGTCGCTTTGAGTGGTACTACTTCAGATCCTTTGTTTTTTACTTATAATTACCAAAGAATCCCTAATGGAAGTAGAACTGCTGGATTCTGGAGAAGTTCGTATCAAATTGCAGTATCAGCGAATCAGGTAATCAGCAATGTGGCAGAAGGAAGTTCAGAAAGCAACGATCAAATCTTAGCTGAAAACTACTATATTAGAGCATTGATGCACTTTACGATGGTAAATATCTTTGGAAGACCTTACAATCAAGGAGTTAATAATCCAGGCGTTCCGTTAAAACTTGATGCAGAACCTTTGAATCATCCTACGAGATCTTCTGTAGGTGAAGTTTATGATCAAGTTGAAGCAGATTTGTTAAAGGCTGCATCCCTATTTACAGAGTCCAAATCGAATGTTTTTGCTTCAAAAGAAGCTACTTGGGCATTATTATCTAGACTGTACTTATACAAAGAAGATAATCAAAAGGCAATTGAATATGCTGACTTGGTATTGAATTCTGGTAGATTTTCTTTGGTTCCTACTCAGACCTTGGGAGATTACCCTAAGCTATCACCAGAAAGTAATACCGAAACCATCTTTGCAGTAAAGTTTGTGAGGGATGTTGATTATGAGGCAAATGGTTGGTATACAATTGGATCGCTTTATGCCAATATACAAGGTGCAGGCTGGGGTGAAATGTATGCATCAAGACCATATTTGGAGCTAGTAAGAGAATTTCCTGAAGATCAAAGAAATAAATTCATTCAACCTGTAGTTGTTGACCAAAATGTGACTTGGGGTTTATTCGTAAGAAATAACCTAACTTATGGTTGGACTGAATTGACGCCTCAAGGAGAAGACTTTGTATATACTCACGGTGGAACCACAAAATTGGTAGAAAAGGAATTTAATGAAAGAGGTGGTATAAGTTACCATATAGACACAGACGAAGGTAAAAAGCAAATCTTAATCGATAAGAGACTTGATTTGAGAAACAACTTCCCTAAATACTTCATTTTGAAAAGTTCTGGACAGGAAGATCAAGCTCACTTATGGTCTCCTGTGGTATCGAGGCTAGCAGAAATGTACCTTAACAAAGCAGAAGCACTTGCTAAACAAGGACAAAATGCAGAAGCGCTAGAACTCGTCAATGTGATTAGAACTAGAGCAGGTATTCCTCAAACTGGTCTTTACAACCTGGGTAATCTAGGTGGCAAAACAGTTCTTGACGTCGTATTGGAAGAAAGACAACTAGAGCTTTCTTGGGAAGGGCATAGAAAAATGGATGTGTTCAGAAATGGCAGAATGATGGATAGACGATATCCTGGAACCCATTTGGCTGGAAACAACCCACGACAAACTATTCTTGCCAATGAGAATGCTATCATAGAGTTTATACCAGAAGCTCAACTCCTTGTCCATGAAGGATTGACACAAAATCCATCATAAATCAAAATGGTCTAGAGACATTAATCTCTAGACCATTTTTTTACCCAGAAATCAAAATTTGAGGAAATATCCAAAAAAATCGATTTTAAAAATCGCAACCCTTGGAATAATTAGATGGATTGGTCGGTGAGGACATTGACCAAGGTGATGAAGGACACTTACCAAGTGTGATAAAATAATTTTCTCAACATTAATTTTATAATCATGCAAAAAAATATGCAATTATTCTTAATGCTTCTCCTTGCTTTTTCTTCTTGCAAAGATCCAGAAGACAATGTACCTGTGGATAATAATTATGACAATGAAGTCACGATTCCTCTAGGAGGTAACACTTATCAAGTATTGGGTTTAGTTTCCGAACCTATCAGCCAAAACGGGATTTCAAACTGGACTGACAACAATACTGTTTACAATGTTTTTGTAAAAACAACCGGTGCACAATCTATAGGTGTGATTCTCAATATCGAAAACCAACCTGATCAAGCTACCATCAAAGTCAAAATTGGGGAAACCGAAAAAGAGGTAACCATTGAAAACAATACCTCTGGAGAAATCAAAGTTGGAGATTTTGAATTTAAGCAAGGATATGAAAAAATTGAATTGACTGGTGTTTCAAAAACCGGGGATAATTTCGTTAAAATCAAAGATATTATTTTAGAACATTCAGGGGATATCAATGCTGAATATGTCAAAAACAATGGTGACAACAATTTTTACTGGGGAAGACGTGGCCCTTCTGTTCATTTGGGATATCAAGTTCCTGAAGGCAAAGATTACCAATGGTTTTACAATGAAATGACAATTCCAGAAGGTGAAGATCCTTTGGGTTCATATTTCATGGCAAATGGATTTGCAGAAGGTTACTTTGGAATCCAAGTTAATTCTACCAACGAAAGAAGAGTACTCTTTTCGGTATGGAGTCCATTTGTCACAGACAATCCAAATGATATCCCTGAGGATGAAAGAATAATTGTTCTCAAAAAAGGTGAAGAAGTTTACACTGGTGAATTTGGTAATGAAGGATCAGGAGGTCAGAGTTATTTGAGATTTAATTGGGTAGCTGGTAATACTTATAAATTCATCAATTCCGTGGAACCTGATGGAAATGGAAATACTATCTATACAGGTTATTTCTATGCACCAGAGGTAGGTGAATGGCAAATTATCGCTAGTTTCAAAAGACCGAAAACCAATACCTGGTATAAAAGACCACATTCGTTTTTGGAGAATTTCAATCAAAACTATGGCCATATTGGTAGAAAAGTTCATTATGACAATCAATGGATTAGGTCTACAGAAGGTGAATGGACGGAGTTGACCGAAGCTAGGTTTACGGGTGATGCCATTGCTACTATTGGTTTCAGGATGGATTATGCAGGCGGATCCAATGATGGGAAATTCTTCCTTCAGAACTGTGGGTTCTTTGACCAAAACACAACCTTGAACAGCATACACTTACGATCCGCCAATAATCAGACTCCACAAATTGACTTTGAATTCTTAGAGACACTTGGAGTAGAAGTAACAGCACCAGAAGAAATTGAAGAAGCGGATAAAACCAATTGGACAATTGTGGATTTTAGTTCTGAAGAGACCTCAGGTGAAGGAGATACAGGACGAGCAATTGACGTAATTGACGGGGATTTGGCTACTTATTGGCATAGCAGATGGTCATCTGATGCAGAATCATATCCACATCATTTTACAGTGGACATGTCAGAAAGCAAGGAAGTTGAAGGATTTGTGATCTCACAGAGAAATGGCTCAAGGAAAATCAAAGATTTCAAAATTCATGTAAGCCAAGACAATGAAAATTGGACAACATTAGTTGATAGCCATTTGCTCAATGATGCATCCAAGCAAGTGAAGAATCTCGATGAAAAGACAACTTTCAGGTACTTCAAATTTGAAGGGTTGAATGCACATGATGGACAGCAGTTTGGTGCTCTTGCCGAAATTGGGTTATTTTAAAAGTAAGATTAAGGGGAAAGCAATTTATTGCCACCCCCTTAATCTTACTTTTATTTTTTAAGCACTAAACCCTATAGCCCCAATTGTGGTGGAAATCCCTTTTTTGAAAAGAACAATCAAAAAAGACTGTAACTGAAAGCAGGAAATAGCTCCAAAAAAATAAGTATTTATAACTAGCTAAAAACATAGCAATTTTTCAATAACCACCTATGTTTTGTGTCCTCACAGAACCTTCAAATAAACTACTAAGGTTTCGGACTGTAAAAACACTGACTGAGGTTAAAATCAAACAAAAAAAACACCGAAGAATCCCTCGGTGTCTTTCTAACTAAACTAATTAACCCTATTTATAAGATTTTTTTTACACAATTACCTTTGTGGTTCCACCACCATTCAAAGTAATATCCAAAGGCTTATTGGTCTTCCATGAACCACCAGTAAAATCAGGAACATCAATGGAATTAGATCTATGGGCTACAGACCACTCACTCAATGGGGATAAGGCTGACCATAATGCTGCATCATAAACATCCTGATCTAAGGGAAGGCCATTTCTCAAACAATCTATAAGTCTCCAATCCATCATAAAGTCCATACCACCATGTCCTCCAATCTGCTTGGCCAACTCCCCTACTTTCTTCACAATTTCTGGATTATATCTTTCCTGCAAAGCCTTCATTTCCTCTTCTTTAATCCACCCATGACCACTTGAAATCCTCTGAACAGGATACTTTTGAGCAAATGCCTTGGTACCACTCAAAGCATGTAACCTTGAATAAGGTCTTGGCGAAGTCACATCATGTTGCATCATCATCGACTTGCCATGCTTGGTTTTAATAATCGTGGTATTGATATTCCCACCAAACTTTTTTTCTACGAATGAAGCATAAAAATTATCCCTCTCTGCCAATTCTTTTGCTTTGTCTGCCATATGAAAATCAGCTGAAGATAAGGATGTCAAATAATCCATTTGGTCTCCCCTGTTGATATCCATCAGTTGACATATTGGACCTAGGCCATGTGTAGCATATAAATTACCATCTCTATAATTTTCTTTCAGCCTCCACATGTCTTCATAAGCATTCTTCGCAAAATTCAGATCTAAAAGGTCATGAATATAAGCACCTTCTCCATGAAGAATATCACCAAAGAATCCATCTCTAGCCATATTCAATGTCATCAATTCAAAGAAATCATAGCAACAATTCTCCAGCATCATACAATGCTTCTGCGTTCTTTCAGAAGTCTCTACGAGTTGCCAGCATTCTTCTAATGTTTTGGCAGCAGGTACTTCTACGGCAGCATGCTTACCGGCCTCCATAGCATAGACAGCCATTGGCGTATGCCAATCCCAAGGCGTCGCGATATAAATCAAATCCAAATCATCACGATCTACCATTTTCTTCCAGGCATACGCACTACCGGAATATTTCTCTGGTTTGTGAGAAGTCTTTTCAAGTGATTTGGCGATTTTATCGACTTTTTCAGGCACTAGATCACAAATAGCGACAATTTCAACTCCTTGGATTTTGCTCATTCGATTCACTGCACCTGGCCCTCTCATTCCTAAACCTATAAAGCCTATTCTTACTTTATCTAATTTAGGAGCTGCAAAACCGCTCATATTGAAATGTTGGATCCTTTTTCTTTTAATCAGCTCGGGAAGCCGCTCCATTTCTTCAGTAGACTTAAAGCTACTCATCCCGGTACCGATCAAGCCCAAGCCTGCCAATCCGGAAAGCTTGAGAAATTCTCTTCTTTTATTGCTCATGGTTATTTATGGTTGTTTTAAAATTTATACATACTTTTTGCATTTTCAACAAAAATCTTTCGAATCACTTCATCCGGAAGATCTAGTCCTTCAAATTCCCCTTCAAATTCAGGCGCATTCATCTTCTGATCAGTACCAAAATAGCTGAGGTGAAAATCCCATAATTCTTGAAATCGATCAGCATATTGAATATCAGTACTTACTCCATCATCAATTACATCTGAACCATAAATAATCCTGTCCTGATACTTGATGAAAAACTGACGAACTTGATCTCTATCATACATTCCTTGTCGCTGAACATGACAGATTCGTTCTGCTAAATCCGTGTGGAAATTTGGAAACTTTTCTAACCGCTTTCCTACTTCTTCCAAGCTCCATTCCATACTCCCCAAATGCGCTCCCACAAAAATGAGGTTTGGGTGCTTTGCAAGCATATTATCCCTTGCATCAAGCTGATCTTGGTAGCTTGGAAAAGCCGGCAACTTATACATATGATACTCAGGATGAGCTGCAAAATATGCTCTATCTGAATCCACAGTCATCTCTTCTAGTGGTAGCCAGCAATTTCTGGGCTCTCCAATATGACCAAGTAGCGGCACACCTTGGGCAGCTAAGTAATCAAAAATAGGATCTAGCCTTTCATCATCCACCATTACAAATCTTCCTGAATCATCTCGAATCTCCATCCCAAAATTCTTCCAAATTTTGATGGCTACCGCTCCTTTGTCTAAGGTCCTTTTGATTTGATCTAAAGCTTTGGTCACCCAAATCCCTGAACCAAAACCCGCTGACTCAAATGAACCAATATACCTGACTTGATCAGGATACTCTCTTTTCAAATCAAGCACCACCGCCTCCTGCTGAGCAAGAGAATCGAAAAACGGAATATCCGTATTAATAGAAACAAATGCTGCACCTCGCTCCAAAGCTAATTTCATCTTAGCCTTGGAGCGGGTGTTTAAATGACAATGTGCATCAATAAGATTCATCCTACCTGTTATTTACAATATCAAGTTTGCCTTTCACCAGTTCGGTTACAGCATTTGTTGCTTTTGGAAATACTTTTCTTAAATCTATTTCCTCGTTTTGGGTTAATATATCCTGAAGGGTCTTCATAAAGATATTCTTAATCTCCGTGGCCAAATTGACCTTGCAGATTCCATATTGAATAGCGGCTCTTAATTGAGATTCTGGTACTCCTGAACTCCCGTGAAGCACAAATGTCGCAGAAGCAACTTCCGCTTCGATTGACTTGAGGAGATCGATTTGAAGTTTGGGCTCTTCCTTGTAAAAACCATGGGCAGTCCCAATGGAAATAGCCAAAGCATCTACACCTGTTTCTTCTACAAACTGCTTTGCTTCATGGGGCTGGGTAAACCCGTTATGGGCATGCGATTGTCCTAATTTGGCTACAAATCCTAATTCTGCTTCTACATGTGCTCCATAAGATTTTGCTCTCTGCACTACTTCTTGTGTAATCTTAACATTCTCTGAAAAAGGCAGCTCAGATCCGTCAATCATGACAGAATCAAAACCTGCATCCAAACAACGCTGAGCTAATTCCACTGAACCACCGTGATCCAAGTGAATCCAACCTTCTACACCAAATTGCTTCAACCCTTCTCTTCCCATCGCTACAGCAGTATTCAGACCCATATAATCTATGGAACTCTGTGTCAACTGTAATATAATCGGATCTCCTGTTTGCTGAGCAGCTCTCAATACACCATGTAAAGTCTCTAAATTATAATAATTAGTGGCCAATAACCCAGTCTTATGAGCAGACAAGTCTCTTAATTTATCTTTTAGCTTCATAGGTTTGTCAAATCTTTACATTAAATATTTTCATTGCTTTTTCGGATATATTTTTCCTATCTTCAAAGGCTCCTGTCCCTCCTGCAGCCGTGGTATTAAGCGCTCCTGTGAGGTTAGCAAACTGCAAGCATTCTTCTAAAGATTTTTCTTCAAGAAAAGAATGAATAAAACCAGCATTAAAGCTATCTCCTGCACCAATCGCGTCGACAAAATGTTCATGCTTAAATCCAACAGCCTGAATTCGTTCACTTT is drawn from Belliella baltica DSM 15883 and contains these coding sequences:
- a CDS encoding RagB/SusD family nutrient uptake outer membrane protein; the protein is MKKLSYIFIISLGIFAIASCDIDKSPYDSITSDDLAQSETSAMIVTLGTYSRMKAWTDNWHRLFEYPGDNVALSGTTSDPLFFTYNYQRIPNGSRTAGFWRSSYQIAVSANQVISNVAEGSSESNDQILAENYYIRALMHFTMVNIFGRPYNQGVNNPGVPLKLDAEPLNHPTRSSVGEVYDQVEADLLKAASLFTESKSNVFASKEATWALLSRLYLYKEDNQKAIEYADLVLNSGRFSLVPTQTLGDYPKLSPESNTETIFAVKFVRDVDYEANGWYTIGSLYANIQGAGWGEMYASRPYLELVREFPEDQRNKFIQPVVVDQNVTWGLFVRNNLTYGWTELTPQGEDFVYTHGGTTKLVEKEFNERGGISYHIDTDEGKKQILIDKRLDLRNNFPKYFILKSSGQEDQAHLWSPVVSRLAEMYLNKAEALAKQGQNAEALELVNVIRTRAGIPQTGLYNLGNLGGKTVLDVVLEERQLELSWEGHRKMDVFRNGRMMDRRYPGTHLAGNNPRQTILANENAIIEFIPEAQLLVHEGLTQNPS
- a CDS encoding SusC/RagA family TonB-linked outer membrane protein; amino-acid sequence: MKKNLSSIMVLLLLLFSWEAKAQSVQVTGQVFDAQSSESLPGVNVLVKGSSSGAVTDIDGKFTIEAESGSTLVFSFIGYSTQEVRYTGQSSLTVSLSSDTKDLQEVIVTGYGTQKRENLTGSIATVSGEKLTDITSPNIGNMLQGKIAGVDVVASTGAPGANPVIRIRGRSSIRSSVTPIWVVDGVIWHDTPILNPNDVESISVLKDAAAAALYGSRGANGVIVVTTKGAKAGTNKLSLNVKNGVSLFNRRGFQVMNSEQLSDLWNQFPNTNAIPGWFDESLRQKDTDWLDIGTQTGQVRDYNLSYSGTTERARLFTAFNYFNETGTVKGDTYERLSARINYDYDINEKLTFKPKLAATYTTNDNARHSIYDMYRNLPWDQPFNEVGEPINTLAPGANWRGRDNRNYLYDLQWNYGNSATFNILSNLDFQYDINEYLSFTSTNNLTYFNDESFSYTDPRSNSGLADNGRMSVGMNKRITRFTNQMLSYTRTFDKHFVNVLAGYEFNDYIFNNVSAQGRGIAAGAQVIDNASEPQAIGGTKNDYAFQSYLLNANYSYENRYSAQASFRRDGASRFGSNNKYGNFFSLSGAWNIHNEAFFNVSSINYLRAKAAYGQVGNTPDSLYPQFELFSLNAQYNGMPAAVASALGNPDLTWEKTAASNFGIELGLFNRIDFAAEYYIKNTTDLLHFVPLPNISGFDGYFDNIGSVINRGLEVTLGADIIKSNGANWRLDFNIGMNRNEITELFENRRQISGNRIIEVGEDIDTWFMRKWVGVNPEDGTPLWERVDPTTGEVTQVGNYNNATLQKVGTSTPNFFGGLTSSFDYKGFYLNANMAFTQGAMVYHSARETFDSDGAYPTYNYMQLQSGWSRWSPENPNATHPQPIFGGNNESNRPSSRFIEDVSFLRIRNITAGYRLPVSVVEKLKLTGLEVFVSGDNLFTFTNFSGLDPEAAIYGDTGSQYPLPRRISVGLNLNF
- a CDS encoding ROK family protein, whose protein sequence is MDINQPILGIDIGGTNIKAGILRKGELSSIKSFPTPALENTETIFKKIFDLISTYSSEEFHGIGIGVPGLVELSTGKILSINNIPSLINSNLKNYLETQTNLPVKINNDANCFVMGAYRFGNLKHLNNVVGISLGTGLGAGIITNKNLYSGLNAAAGEWSAIPYLDKTFEDYCSSKFFSKEYNQTADKLAHLATKGENNAIEAFQQFGIHLAELIKHILYTLSPEGIILGGSISKSHNLFLDSLKCNLKNCLYPSLVENLTLHISDINEPGIIGAASLHHCK
- a CDS encoding DUF3472 domain-containing protein, translating into MQLFLMLLLAFSSCKDPEDNVPVDNNYDNEVTIPLGGNTYQVLGLVSEPISQNGISNWTDNNTVYNVFVKTTGAQSIGVILNIENQPDQATIKVKIGETEKEVTIENNTSGEIKVGDFEFKQGYEKIELTGVSKTGDNFVKIKDIILEHSGDINAEYVKNNGDNNFYWGRRGPSVHLGYQVPEGKDYQWFYNEMTIPEGEDPLGSYFMANGFAEGYFGIQVNSTNERRVLFSVWSPFVTDNPNDIPEDERIIVLKKGEEVYTGEFGNEGSGGQSYLRFNWVAGNTYKFINSVEPDGNGNTIYTGYFYAPEVGEWQIIASFKRPKTNTWYKRPHSFLENFNQNYGHIGRKVHYDNQWIRSTEGEWTELTEARFTGDAIATIGFRMDYAGGSNDGKFFLQNCGFFDQNTTLNSIHLRSANNQTPQIDFEFLETLGVEVTAPEEIEEADKTNWTIVDFSSEETSGEGDTGRAIDVIDGDLATYWHSRWSSDAESYPHHFTVDMSESKEVEGFVISQRNGSRKIKDFKIHVSQDNENWTTLVDSHLLNDASKQVKNLDEKTTFRYFKFEGLNAHDGQQFGALAEIGLF
- a CDS encoding Gfo/Idh/MocA family protein, with the protein product MSNKRREFLKLSGLAGLGLIGTGMSSFKSTEEMERLPELIKRKRIQHFNMSGFAAPKLDKVRIGFIGLGMRGPGAVNRMSKIQGVEIVAICDLVPEKVDKIAKSLEKTSHKPEKYSGSAYAWKKMVDRDDLDLIYIATPWDWHTPMAVYAMEAGKHAAVEVPAAKTLEECWQLVETSERTQKHCMMLENCCYDFFELMTLNMARDGFFGDILHGEGAYIHDLLDLNFAKNAYEDMWRLKENYRDGNLYATHGLGPICQLMDINRGDQMDYLTSLSSADFHMADKAKELAERDNFYASFVEKKFGGNINTTIIKTKHGKSMMMQHDVTSPRPYSRLHALSGTKAFAQKYPVQRISSGHGWIKEEEMKALQERYNPEIVKKVGELAKQIGGHGGMDFMMDWRLIDCLRNGLPLDQDVYDAALWSALSPLSEWSVAHRSNSIDVPDFTGGSWKTNKPLDITLNGGGTTKVIV